The genomic window TCGACGTGTCGCAGCGTGAACTCGCCGAGAAGCTCACGATGATCCTCCTCAGCATCGTGACCATCTTCCTGGCCATCGACCTCGCGGGTATCAACACCGCGGCGTTGTCGATCTTCTCCGGGACGCTCGGCGTGGGCCTGGGCTTCGGCCTGCAGAAGGTCGTGTCGAACTTCATGGCCGGAATCGTGTTGTTGTCGGATCGGTCGGTGAAACCGGGCGACACGATCGTCATCGACACGGCCGACGTCGCGGGCGAGGTCACGAAGGTCGGGACCCGTGCCGTCTCGGTGCTCACCCGTGACGGCAAGGTGCATCTCATCCCGAACGAGACCCTCATGACAGAGCGCGTCGAGAACTGGGGGTACGAGCAGCAGCGCGTGCGGCTGCGCATGGCCATCAGTGTCGCGATCGGCAGTGACTACGACCTCGTCCAACGGCTCATGGTGGACGCTGCGAACGCCCACGAACGGGTGCTTGCCCAGCCGGTGCCCCGGGCCAGGATCACGGCGGTGGCGGACAACGGAGTCACCCACGAGCTCCGATTCTGGATTTCCGACCCGGAGCAGGGACTGGGCAACGTGCGCAGCGCCACCTACCGCCGGATCCTCGATGCCTTCGCCGAGCACGAGGTGCTCCTGTCCAATCCCTCGGTCGAGCTGACCGACCCCGCTGCGGCCCGCCCGGAACCCTTGGCTCCGCACGACTGACCAACGCCGCTCAGGCGAAGCCTGCCCCTCCCCCACGCGGATCGAACCTGATCAGTCGGCTGTCGGCCACCGCTGCCGTGCGGTTGATGACCGCTCGCTGGTACTCCTCGTCGGTGATCATGGCGAAGAAGGCTGCAGCAGAGGGGTACTCGGCGATGAAGCCGGCATCCCACCGCTCCTCGGCCGGCCCGGTCAGGGTGACCTGGGGTTTCCCGCGCCAGATGATCTGTCCGCCGACACGCTGGAGGACGGGGCCGCTCGTCCGGCCGTACTCGCGATAGGCGTCCGCCCCGCTCCAGTCCTTCCCGGCGTTGTCGTGATCCACGGGGTAGGACGCCTTCTCCCGGTAGCGGATCAGGTTGAGCATCTGGATCGGCTCATCGCGCGGGAGCGACTTGAACAGGTCGAATGCCTCCCTGCTCGGATCGACGTGGTCTGTGCTCATCGTGCCTCCTGTGTCGTGTGGCTGGGCCGGGGACGTGGTGAGGCTCAGCCGAGGATCGTGACGTCGTCGTGGTGGCCGATGCGGCCGGCCAGCTCGGCCAGGTGCGAGCGGCGATCACCCCAGGTGCGGGTGATCGCGGTCAGCCGCGCGGTGAGGTGGCCGACCGGGTGCTCTGCCGTGACGCCGATGCCGCCGTGCATCTGAATGGCTTCCTGGCCGACGAGGCGGGCAGCCGAATCGACGACGACTCGCGCGCGTAGCAGGCCGTCGGTGTCCAGCGGCTGCTCGTCGGCGGCCATCGCCGCGAACAGGGTCGCGCTGCGCGCGAGCTCGAGACGGGCGTACATGTCAGCGGCCCGGTGGGTGAGCGCCTGGAAGCTGGCCAGGGGCCGCCCGAACTGGGTGCGGTCCCGAAGGTACTCCGTGGTCAGCCGCAGGGCCTCGTCCATCGCGCCGATCGCTTCGGCGCACAGGACGACGCCACCGATGGCCACGGCCTCACGCAGGGCAGCATCGGCCTCATCGCCCTGGGCGAGCATGGTCGCCGCAGTGGCGTCGAACGCGACCTCCTCCGTCGGGGCGCCCGGCTCCGGGAGGAGGAAGACCCCGGTTCCGGCATCCGTGGCGGCGGTCACCAGGAGGTGCGTCGCTGCCGGTGCGTACCGCACCGGAGCCTTCGTCCCGGTGAGGGACCACGTGGCCCCCGAAGCAGTCGCCGTGACATCCGTCGGTATGGGGGACCACGCACGCAACGGCTCGGGCAGAGCAGGGATCGCGAGGACGCTGCCGTCGGTCAGGCCGCCGAGGACCTCCCTGCGGAGGTCGTCCGGGGCCAGCGCACGGACGAGTGACCCGGCGACCACGGTCTCGGCCAGTGGTGCCTGCAGTCCGGCCCGCCCGAGCTCGGTGGCCGCGACCGCGAGGTCCGTGACGCCCGCGCCCACGCCGCCGTCGTCCTCGGGCCAGGTCAGGCCGGGTACGCCGATCTCCACCAGCGCGTCCCACAGGGCGGGGTCGTGGGCGGGCGGCGCCGCGGACGCGCCACGCTCCGCCGGCGGGGAGCCGTGTCGCCGGAGTGCGCCGCTGACGGCCTGCCCGAGGGCCTGCTGCTCGTCGGTGGGGGTGAAGTCCATGGTCAGCCCTTCAGTCCGAGGATGGTCGCTGCGACGATGCCGCGCTGGACCTCGCTGGATCCGCCGTAGATCGTCGCCTTGCGGTAGTTGAGGTAGGTGGGCACGCTCGAGCTCGCCCAGTCCGGGACCGACTCGAGCTCGTCCCACGCCAGACCCATCGGTCCGCTGATGTCGACGGCCAGCTCGAGGACGTCCTGCTGCAGCTCCGTCCCGCAGAGCTTGAGGATGGACGAGGCAGGGTCGGGACGGCCATCGGTCGAGCCGCCGGAGACCCGCACGGCCGTCAGCTCGATCGCCATCAGCTCGGCCTCGAGCTCGGCGAGGCGAGCGCCGATGGCGGGGTCGTCCACGAGGGTCCCCTCGCCGCACCTGACCCGCCCAGCGTGGCCCTTCAGGTCGGCGAGCCAGCGCTTGAGCAGGCCCGTGCTCGCGACGCCGACCCGCTCGTTGCCCAGCAGGAACTTCGCGTAGTCCCACCCGTGGTTCTCCTCGCCCACGAGCTGCTCGGCCGGCACACGAACGTCGTCGAGGAAGATTTCGTTGACCTCGACCCCACCGTCGAGCGTGCGGATCGGCCGGATCGTCACGCCCTCGCTGCGCATGTCCAGCAGGATGAAGGAGATGCCGACCTGCTTCTTCGGTGCATCCGGGTCGGTCCGCACGAGTGCGAACATCCAGTCGGCGTGCTGGCCGAGCGTGGTCCACGTCTTCTGTCCGTTGACGACGTAGTCGTCACCGTCGCGCACGGCGGTCGTGCGCAGCGAGGCGAGGTCGGAGCCGGCGCCCGGCTCGGAGAAGCCCTGGCACCACCAGATGTCAAGGCTGGCCGTCCTCGGCAGGAATCGGGCCTTGAGCTCCTCGGACCCGAAGGCGGCGATCACCGGTCCGACCATCGAGGTGTTGAAGGGCAACGGCGGTGGCACGCCCGCCGCCTGGAGCTCGCTGTTCCAGATGTGCATCTGGAGAGTGCTCCAGTCCTGACCGCCCCACTGCGTCGGCCAGTTCGGCACGGCCAGACCGGCCGCGTCGAGGGCCGCCTGGCTGCGGCGGAAGTCCTCCGGCTCCAAGGTGGCGCCCGCGAGGACCTTCTCGCGCAGGTCCTGGGGGAACTCGGTGGTGAAGTAGGTGCGCATCCGTTCCTGGAATGCGGCGTCGTCCGACGAGAGGCGCAGGTGCATGACGGCCAACGTAGTGCGGGGTGTGACTCCTGAACACCCCCGCCCACGGGCCGGGCTCCGCAGCGATTCCCGGCGGTCGCTCGGTGAGGACGTGGCGAGAGGAAGATGGAGCCATGCATCTCGAGGCGACGCGCACATGAGCGAGCACGTGCTCATCGTCGGCGGCGGCATCGCCGGGCTCACCCTGGCGGCAGCGCTAGACCCGAGCCGCTTCCGCGTGACCCTCGTCGAGGAGCGACCGGAGCGTGCCGGAGCGGGGACCGTCCTGGCGTTGTGGCGGGGCGCGATGGCGGACCTCGACCGCCTCGGCGTGGGGGAGCGGATCCGCGCCGCCTCCATCACGTCCGATCACGGGACCCTGCGGGATTCCCACGGCGGGGTGCTCGCGCGACACCGCGTCCCGCGTCTGTGCTTCGCGCCGCGGCCGGAGCTCGTCGCCGCCTTCGAGGCCGTGCTGCCCACGACGGTCACCCGCCTCACCTGCGAGGTC from Janibacter cremeus includes these protein-coding regions:
- a CDS encoding acyl-CoA dehydrogenase family protein → MDFTPTDEQQALGQAVSGALRRHGSPPAERGASAAPPAHDPALWDALVEIGVPGLTWPEDDGGVGAGVTDLAVAATELGRAGLQAPLAETVVAGSLVRALAPDDLRREVLGGLTDGSVLAIPALPEPLRAWSPIPTDVTATASGATWSLTGTKAPVRYAPAATHLLVTAATDAGTGVFLLPEPGAPTEEVAFDATAATMLAQGDEADAALREAVAIGGVVLCAEAIGAMDEALRLTTEYLRDRTQFGRPLASFQALTHRAADMYARLELARSATLFAAMAADEQPLDTDGLLRARVVVDSAARLVGQEAIQMHGGIGVTAEHPVGHLTARLTAITRTWGDRRSHLAELAGRIGHHDDVTILG
- a CDS encoding mechanosensitive ion channel family protein, which produces MATTSGGSGAVARWVGDFLGLPPLQEAEFVPLGAAVVVSAATFIAGWVVWRSLRTWLEVIADRVAPGRDTDQLDTGRLAKGLGQALAAVLLSVVAAVGAWPPYAEFVFDIAITLVVGVAAYYLVAGAFGSRTVARAAAVVIAAVTISRRYDRLDALEESLDGISLTLGSVDVSLLDLLNFGAGALVLYAAFRVLARVARTVIRSRTTLDVSQRELAEKLTMILLSIVTIFLAIDLAGINTAALSIFSGTLGVGLGFGLQKVVSNFMAGIVLLSDRSVKPGDTIVIDTADVAGEVTKVGTRAVSVLTRDGKVHLIPNETLMTERVENWGYEQQRVRLRMAISVAIGSDYDLVQRLMVDAANAHERVLAQPVPRARITAVADNGVTHELRFWISDPEQGLGNVRSATYRRILDAFAEHEVLLSNPSVELTDPAAARPEPLAPHD
- a CDS encoding acyl-CoA dehydrogenase family protein, giving the protein MHLRLSSDDAAFQERMRTYFTTEFPQDLREKVLAGATLEPEDFRRSQAALDAAGLAVPNWPTQWGGQDWSTLQMHIWNSELQAAGVPPPLPFNTSMVGPVIAAFGSEELKARFLPRTASLDIWWCQGFSEPGAGSDLASLRTTAVRDGDDYVVNGQKTWTTLGQHADWMFALVRTDPDAPKKQVGISFILLDMRSEGVTIRPIRTLDGGVEVNEIFLDDVRVPAEQLVGEENHGWDYAKFLLGNERVGVASTGLLKRWLADLKGHAGRVRCGEGTLVDDPAIGARLAELEAELMAIELTAVRVSGGSTDGRPDPASSILKLCGTELQQDVLELAVDISGPMGLAWDELESVPDWASSSVPTYLNYRKATIYGGSSEVQRGIVAATILGLKG
- a CDS encoding DUF1330 domain-containing protein, with protein sequence MSTDHVDPSREAFDLFKSLPRDEPIQMLNLIRYREKASYPVDHDNAGKDWSGADAYREYGRTSGPVLQRVGGQIIWRGKPQVTLTGPAEERWDAGFIAEYPSAAAFFAMITDEEYQRAVINRTAAVADSRLIRFDPRGGGAGFA